One window of the Terriglobales bacterium genome contains the following:
- a CDS encoding slipin family protein, which produces MGSLGIPILILVVYFITCIKILRDYERGVIFRLGKVLKQPKGPGLFFVFWPIDQMVRVSLRQEAFDVPPQDIITRDNVTLKVNAVVFLKVVDANNAVLQVSNYLYQTSQFAQTTLRSVLGEVELDELLAHREKLNLRIQSILDQHTAPWGVKVVNVEVKQVDLPETMLRAMAKQAEAEREKRSKIIHAEGEYSASQRLADAAKVLATEPITLQLRYLQTLTEIGVEKNTTIVFPLPVDIVSGLTKLIEKAQKS; this is translated from the coding sequence ATGGGTTCTCTCGGCATCCCGATCCTGATTCTGGTCGTGTACTTCATCACCTGCATCAAGATCCTGCGGGACTATGAACGGGGCGTGATCTTCCGCCTGGGCAAAGTGCTCAAACAGCCGAAAGGGCCGGGTCTGTTCTTCGTTTTCTGGCCCATCGACCAGATGGTGCGGGTGTCGCTTCGCCAGGAGGCGTTCGACGTTCCGCCGCAGGACATCATCACGCGCGACAACGTCACCCTGAAGGTGAACGCGGTGGTGTTCCTGAAGGTCGTGGACGCCAACAACGCCGTGCTCCAGGTCTCGAACTACCTCTACCAGACGTCGCAGTTCGCACAGACGACGCTGCGCTCCGTGCTCGGCGAAGTGGAACTGGACGAGCTGCTGGCCCACCGGGAAAAGCTCAACCTGCGCATCCAGTCGATCCTGGACCAGCACACCGCGCCCTGGGGCGTGAAGGTGGTCAACGTCGAGGTGAAGCAGGTGGACCTGCCGGAAACGATGCTGCGCGCCATGGCCAAGCAGGCGGAGGCGGAGCGCGAGAAACGGTCGAAGATCATCCATGCCGAAGGCGAGTATTCGGCCTCGCAGCGGCTGGCGGACGCCGCCAAAGTGCTGGCCACCGAGCCCATCACGCTGCAGCTCCGCTACCTGCAAACGCTGACCGAGATCGGCGTGGAGAAGAACACCACCATCGTCTTCCCGCTGCCGGTGGACATCGTCAGCGGGCTGACCAAGCTCATCGAAAAGGCGCAGAAAA
- a CDS encoding nodulation protein NfeD → MVGLVAALVIPAMASADVLKIVVDDIIHPITEEYIERALEEAKASKADALLIELRTPGGLDTSTRKIVERMLASPVPVVVYVTPSGSRAASAGFFILQAADVAAMAPGTNTGAAHPVLMGGKDIDENLKKKMENDAAAFMRSYVSKRGRNVEVAESAVRESKSFTEQEALKEGLIDYVADNEQSLLEQLSGKPIRRFDGSTITLELKGDPVRPFEMTLRQRILAYIMDPNVAYLLFSLGMLALYAEFNNPGAILPGVVGVICVLLALFAFNILPTRYAALLLIVAAFVLFALEAKFTSHGVLGAGGVLCMVLGGLMLIDAPIPEMRVRLWTALAVAVPMGVISVFLMTLAFRAQMAKTAVGPETLVGAVGIVRTPLAPSGKVFVQGELWNAVSSTAVAVGEAVRVRKVEGLVLEVEPAPGASASQGSHASSA, encoded by the coding sequence TTGGTTGGTCTCGTAGCCGCCCTGGTGATTCCGGCCATGGCGTCGGCCGACGTGCTGAAGATCGTGGTGGATGACATCATCCATCCCATCACCGAGGAATACATCGAGCGGGCGCTGGAGGAGGCCAAGGCCAGCAAGGCAGACGCGCTGCTGATCGAGCTGCGGACGCCCGGCGGCCTGGACACCTCGACGCGCAAGATCGTGGAACGGATGCTGGCCTCGCCGGTACCGGTGGTGGTTTACGTGACCCCGAGCGGGAGCCGGGCGGCGTCGGCCGGGTTCTTCATCCTGCAGGCGGCGGACGTGGCTGCCATGGCGCCGGGAACGAATACCGGCGCGGCCCATCCGGTGCTGATGGGCGGCAAGGACATCGACGAGAACCTGAAAAAGAAGATGGAAAACGACGCCGCCGCCTTCATGCGCTCCTACGTGAGCAAGCGAGGACGGAATGTGGAAGTGGCGGAGAGCGCGGTGCGGGAGTCCAAGTCGTTCACCGAACAGGAAGCGCTGAAGGAAGGCTTGATCGACTATGTGGCGGACAACGAGCAGAGCCTGCTCGAGCAACTGAGCGGGAAGCCGATCCGGCGCTTCGATGGCAGCACCATCACGCTGGAGCTGAAAGGCGATCCGGTGCGGCCGTTCGAGATGACGCTGCGGCAGAGGATCCTGGCCTACATCATGGATCCCAACGTGGCCTACCTGCTGTTCTCGCTGGGGATGCTGGCGCTGTACGCGGAGTTCAACAATCCGGGAGCCATCCTGCCGGGCGTGGTGGGTGTGATCTGCGTGCTGCTGGCGCTGTTCGCCTTCAACATCCTGCCCACACGTTACGCCGCCCTGCTGCTGATCGTGGCCGCATTCGTGCTGTTCGCGCTGGAAGCCAAGTTCACCAGCCACGGCGTGCTGGGTGCGGGCGGCGTGCTGTGCATGGTGCTGGGCGGGCTGATGCTGATCGATGCACCCATCCCGGAGATGCGGGTACGGTTATGGACCGCGCTCGCGGTGGCGGTCCCTATGGGCGTAATCTCCGTGTTTCTGATGACGCTCGCCTTCCGCGCCCAGATGGCCAAGACGGCCGTGGGACCGGAAACCCTGGTGGGAGCCGTAGGCATCGTGCGGACGCCTCTGGCGCCGAGCGGCAAAGTGTTTGTCCAAGGCGAGCTGTGGAACGCGGTTTCTTCGACGGCGGTAGCGGTGGGAGAAGCGGTGCGGGTCCGCAAGGTCGAAGGACTGGTGCTGGAAGTGGAGCCGGCACCGGGGGCGAGCGCATCGCAAGGCAGCCACGCATCCTCCGCCTGA
- a CDS encoding tetratricopeptide repeat protein has protein sequence MIRFCRFLTSLLIFLLPGAVCAQAQQQGKTLVILPFENASGAPGLEWIGEAFPEVLGQRMGSATLYVVGRDDRLYAFDRMGIPAAARPSRATVYKIVQAMDVDYAVLGRYAFDGRTFTATAQLLDVKSLRLGAEAKESGPLVKLLDVQSALAWDLLRQITPNLLMSRNDFVALAPPVRLDALENYIRGVIAAETKEKIRYFREAVRRNPAYYEAMLALGKVLYETGDHQASAGWLARIPRNDALAREAHFYLGLDYFYLGHFDRAQYALEFLASRLPLTEVHNNLGVMAARRGDAKAAVEHFRKAAEADPRDPDYHFNLGVALARAGEPEDAQRSLRRALELAPEDSEVQSVLEGLAKPQAGARQPLERIKLNYDEASYRQMALQIQNVNEQRLASMDAMSHARFHVERGQSLYDQGFVLDAEGELREAVVLDPTNAGAHAGLAAVLERLNNISGARAEARAALRLAERADAFLVLARLDLRENRVEAAAESIAKALQIEPQNAEAAALQRTVAARLAEKAPPGQKP, from the coding sequence TTGATCCGATTCTGCAGATTCCTTACTTCCCTTCTCATTTTCCTGCTGCCCGGGGCGGTGTGTGCACAGGCGCAGCAACAGGGCAAGACGCTGGTCATCCTGCCGTTCGAGAACGCGTCGGGCGCGCCGGGACTGGAGTGGATCGGGGAGGCGTTCCCGGAGGTGCTGGGGCAGCGGATGGGCTCGGCGACGCTCTATGTGGTGGGGCGCGATGACCGTCTGTATGCCTTCGACCGCATGGGGATCCCGGCGGCGGCGCGGCCCTCGCGGGCGACGGTCTACAAGATCGTGCAGGCCATGGATGTGGACTACGCCGTGCTCGGCCGCTACGCGTTCGACGGGCGGACGTTCACCGCCACGGCGCAACTGCTGGACGTGAAGTCCCTGCGGCTGGGCGCAGAAGCGAAGGAGTCCGGGCCACTGGTGAAGCTGCTGGACGTGCAGAGCGCGCTGGCCTGGGACCTGCTGCGGCAGATCACGCCCAACCTGTTGATGTCGCGCAACGACTTCGTGGCCCTGGCGCCACCGGTGCGGCTGGATGCGCTGGAGAATTACATCCGCGGAGTCATCGCGGCGGAGACCAAGGAGAAGATCCGCTACTTCCGGGAGGCGGTGCGGCGCAACCCGGCCTACTACGAAGCCATGCTGGCGCTGGGCAAGGTGCTCTACGAGACCGGCGACCATCAAGCTTCGGCGGGGTGGCTGGCGCGAATCCCGCGGAACGACGCGCTCGCCCGGGAAGCGCACTTCTATCTTGGGCTCGACTATTTTTACCTCGGGCACTTTGACCGCGCCCAGTATGCGCTGGAGTTTCTGGCCTCGCGGCTGCCGCTGACCGAGGTGCACAACAACCTGGGGGTGATGGCGGCGCGGCGCGGCGACGCCAAGGCGGCCGTGGAGCACTTCCGCAAGGCGGCGGAAGCCGATCCCCGGGATCCGGATTACCACTTCAACCTGGGAGTGGCGCTGGCGCGCGCGGGCGAACCGGAAGATGCCCAGCGCTCCCTGCGCCGGGCCCTGGAACTGGCGCCGGAAGACAGCGAAGTCCAGAGCGTGCTGGAAGGCCTGGCCAAACCGCAGGCGGGAGCGCGACAGCCGCTGGAGCGCATCAAGCTGAATTACGACGAGGCCTCCTACCGGCAGATGGCGCTGCAGATCCAGAACGTCAACGAGCAGCGGCTGGCTTCGATGGACGCGATGTCGCACGCGCGCTTCCACGTGGAGCGGGGGCAGTCGCTCTACGACCAGGGCTTCGTGCTGGATGCCGAAGGCGAGCTGCGGGAAGCCGTGGTGCTCGATCCGACCAACGCCGGGGCGCATGCCGGCCTGGCGGCCGTTTTGGAACGGCTGAATAACATCAGCGGGGCACGCGCCGAGGCGCGGGCGGCGCTGCGGCTGGCCGAGCGCGCCGACGCATTCCTGGTGCTGGCGCGCCTGGACCTGAGAGAGAATAGAGTGGAAGCCGCCGCAGAGAGCATCGCCAAGGCGCTCCAGATCGAACCGCAGAACGCCGAAGCGGCCGCCCTCCAGCGAACGGTGGCCGCACGACTGGCGGAGAAAGCGCCGCCGGGGCAGAAGCCATGA
- a CDS encoding DUF5677 domain-containing protein, protein MLTKMVANSFGAVVVLVANGYGGDALRVARSMYEGAVIVGYIQKHPEVFDTYYEFHWVLAKRSVDWMTEHAPEELKKLDPKKVKEIEDNFARVKPNYQTEKGKIRDSWSKTPLRNMAEDIGMADLHSYYEQASSMHHANVQALSSQLEVSADETIVDFDVAPSDHWAGEALMLAMGSFVQALKGYNALCGKKFDALVEDVEGKFTNAWKKQLAREGKGTGAGDGI, encoded by the coding sequence TTGCTAACAAAGATGGTCGCTAATTCCTTTGGCGCCGTCGTAGTTCTTGTCGCCAATGGTTACGGTGGCGACGCATTGCGTGTCGCTCGTAGCATGTACGAAGGCGCGGTTATCGTCGGATATATCCAAAAACATCCAGAGGTGTTCGACACCTATTACGAGTTCCACTGGGTGTTGGCGAAGCGATCCGTTGACTGGATGACTGAACACGCCCCTGAAGAACTAAAGAAGCTGGACCCGAAGAAGGTGAAGGAGATTGAGGACAACTTCGCGCGAGTGAAGCCGAATTATCAAACGGAAAAAGGCAAGATTCGTGATTCTTGGTCAAAAACGCCGCTACGCAACATGGCGGAAGACATTGGCATGGCTGACCTGCATTCCTATTACGAGCAAGCGTCTTCCATGCACCACGCCAATGTTCAAGCCCTTTCGAGCCAACTTGAAGTCTCTGCTGACGAGACAATCGTTGACTTCGATGTTGCGCCATCAGACCACTGGGCCGGAGAAGCCCTCATGTTGGCAATGGGGAGTTTTGTGCAAGCACTAAAGGGTTACAACGCGCTATGCGGAAAGAAGTTCGACGCGCTTGTAGAAGATGTCGAGGGGAAATTCACTAACGCTTGGAAGAAACAACTAGCGCGCGAAGGGAAGGGTACTGGAGCGGGCGACGGGATTTGA
- a CDS encoding helix-turn-helix transcriptional regulator — MKNQSETRRYSLLLRRLKTARQQAGLTQAAVARALRKPQSYVSKCESGERRVDAIELSAFANLYGRPVTFFIE; from the coding sequence TTGAAGAACCAGAGCGAAACTCGCCGCTACAGCTTGCTGCTTCGGCGACTGAAGACCGCCCGTCAGCAAGCTGGCTTGACACAGGCGGCAGTGGCACGCGCCTTGCGAAAGCCGCAATCCTATGTTTCAAAATGCGAGTCAGGCGAGCGGCGGGTGGACGCTATCGAACTATCGGCGTTTGCGAACCTGTACGGCAGACCGGTGACGTTCTTTATTGAGTGA